The Alteribacter keqinensis DNA segment GAATTCCTATAAAGAGCAAAATGATAATATACGGCGGTGTCCCTTTTATGACATCAAGGTAGGATTTATTAAAAACCGCACTCGCTGTGAAGATATCAACTCCAAACGGCGGTGTTGCCGACCCCAGAGCTGCCTGATAGGTAATGACAACCCCCAGATGAACAGGGTCAATTCCAGCCTCCATTGCCGGGCGCCAGAAGATTGGTGTTAAAATCAGGATGACAACAATCGGGTCTACGAACATACATCCTATAAAGAAGAAAAGTGCAATGATCATTAATACATAAAGGGCCGATGGGTCAGTTCCCATGACTGCTTCTGTGAGCATCTGTGGAATTTGCGCATAGGATATTACCCAGGAGAAGGCCTGTCCGCCGGCAACGAGCACGAATACAGCAGATGTTACAAGCCCTGTAGATAAGGCGATTCCAGGAATGTCCGTCACTTTAACGGAACGGTAGATAACAACTTCCAGGAGCAGGGCATAGAGTACCGCCACTCCGGCTGCCTCCGTAGGGGTAAAGTAACCTGTGTAAATACCGCCTACGATAATAAAAGGAAAGCCAAGAGGAAGAAGAGCTTTTCCGGTAAGGCTGAAACGAACGTTCCAGGGAGCTTTCTCCACGAGAGGTATATTGAAAATCCGCGCATG contains these protein-coding regions:
- a CDS encoding TRAP transporter large permease, which gives rise to MVWTLLAIMVILLLLGFPMMIPLIVAPLVVMLIYFDNLDPMMMAGQLVEGVSAYVLLAVPLFIFAADIMSTGKTSRRLLDFVGSFVGHLRGGYAITTAAACTLFGSISGSTQATVVAIGKPMRERLLKVGYKDSSAIALIINASDVALLIPPSIGMIIYALVTGTSTGDLFIAGIGPGLLIFICFAIYAYIHARIFNIPLVEKAPWNVRFSLTGKALLPLGFPFIIVGGIYTGYFTPTEAAGVAVLYALLLEVVIYRSVKVTDIPGIALSTGLVTSAVFVLVAGGQAFSWVISYAQIPQMLTEAVMGTDPSALYVLMIIALFFFIGCMFVDPIVVILILTPIFWRPAMEAGIDPVHLGVVITYQAALGSATPPFGVDIFTASAVFNKSYLDVIKGTPPYIIILLFIGILVILFEEISLFFLYLL